The following coding sequences are from one Electrophorus electricus isolate fEleEle1 chromosome 22, fEleEle1.pri, whole genome shotgun sequence window:
- the ttc29 gene encoding tetratricopeptide repeat protein 29 isoform X3, with amino-acid sequence MLREGFHRSFAEFFSLLERWRASREAAGPGSALWQQRPLEKHPRKLEPLREHLTRAESAERAGQYVEVYENYLALARFFSEPEDRWIRYHFYELSLLSAGKIKMDSGKREAEANGHMGEVYLEQGDFELAREHYEVFYNLAVGRLWQDESGNTHHSRACMGLCRIYTLLAQRQLQTKDYRTAIQILTKAYDMAKEGGERRMEGEAAYRVGLAYQCKGDQKAAKEFLSTFAEIATGLDDAAGLGKAYKAIAKSLEIEGKMSESIEYLQKYAAVSQDSKQEQNLQDACMCLGTIHSSRGQYDRGSDYFSQAYELACSLGSVPALRKAQACVGVARAHALLRPYSAAVVTGGPRSLLALIRWKEVREDGFVDSSGEEVMG; translated from the exons ATGTTGCGGGAAGGGTTTCATCGCTCCTTTGCGGAGTTCTTTTCGTTGCTGGAACGCTGGCGAGCGTCGCGCGAGGCGGCGGGACCGGGCAGCGCGCTGTGGCAGCAGCGCCCACTCGAGAAGCATCCGCGCAAACTGGAGCCGCTGAGAGAGCACCTTACACGCGCTGAGTCTGCAGAGAGAGCCG gcCAGTATGTAGAAGTCTATGAAAATTATTTGGCTCTGGCTAGGTTTTTCTCTGAGCCAGAAGACAGGTGGATTCGTTATCACTTCTATGAGCTCAGCCTCCTGTCCGCCGGCAAGAtcaagatggactctggcaagCGCGAGGCCGAGGCCAACGGGCACATGGGGGAGGTGTACTTAGAGCAAG GTGATTTTGAGCTTGCTAGGGAGCATTACGAGGTGTTCTACAACCTGGCCGTGGGCAGATTGTGGCAGGACGAGAGTGggaacacacaccactctcgtGCATGCATGGGTCTCTGCAGGATCTACACACTGCTGGCACAGAGACAGCTGCAGACTAAAGACTACCGAACAGCTATTCAGATCCTCACCAAGGCATACGATATGGCTAAGGAAG gaggggagagaaggatggagggagaagCAGCCTACAGAGTGGGTCTGGCCTATCAGTGCAAGGGTGACCAAAAAGCTGCAaaagag TTTCTGAGCACATTTGCAGAGATCGCCACAGGACTCGATGATGCAGCCGGTCTGGGGAAAGCTTACAAAGCCATCGCCAAATCACTGGAGAT tgagGGTAAAATGAGTGAATCCATCGAGTACCTACAGAAATATGCTGCAGTTTCTCAAGACAGCAAGCAGGAGCAGAACTTACAGGATGCCTGCATGTGCCTGGGAACCATACACAGCtccaga GGTCAGTATGACCGTGGCAGTGACTACTTTTCCCAGGCGTATGAGCTTGCGTGCTCCCTGGGCTCTGTGCCGGCCCTGCGCAAAGCCCAGGCCTGTGTGGGCGTTGCACGCGCCCACGCCCTGCTGCGGCCGTACAGTGCCGCCGTGGTGACAGGCGGACCACGGAGCCTCCTCGCGCTCATCCGCTGGAAGGAGGTGCGGGAGGACGGGTTCGTCGACTCATCCGG AGAAGAAGTGATGGGATGA